A part of Lacibacter sp. H407 genomic DNA contains:
- a CDS encoding DUF721 domain-containing protein: protein MTIAHSPLTNFNYLRTMGEMSLQEAMQQFLSQSKLKQRVRALEIKDVWAELMGTTIAKYTDDIKLINQQLIITTSVAPLKQELLFQKEKIRNRINEMFDEHAVKEVIIK from the coding sequence TTGACCATTGCCCATTCACCACTCACCAATTTCAATTACCTTCGTACTATGGGCGAGATGAGTTTACAGGAAGCAATGCAACAGTTTTTGAGTCAGAGCAAACTCAAGCAACGGGTGCGTGCACTGGAAATTAAAGACGTGTGGGCCGAGTTGATGGGCACCACCATTGCCAAGTACACCGACGATATTAAACTCATCAATCAACAGCTCATCATTACCACCAGCGTAGCTCCACTCAAACAGGAACTTCTTTTTCAAAAAGAAAAGATCCGTAACCGCATCAACGAAATGTTCGATGAACATGCGGTGAAAGAAGTGATCATTAAGTAA
- the recF gene encoding DNA replication/repair protein RecF (All proteins in this family for which functions are known are DNA-binding proteins that assist the filamentation of RecA onto DNA for the initiation of recombination or recombinational repair.), with protein MTAEHYNRPLLILQLMLFLRSIALTQFKNYSHQRFTFDAPIVAITGANGIGKTNLLDAIHYLCFTKSYFNSVDANNVQHGVVGFRVEGLLDDNGQDIPVSIVLRETGKKEVSCNGAAYEKFSQHIGKYPCVVIAPDDVELIIGGSEERRKFLDTLLSQMDAAYLQQLIIYTKVMQQRNSFLKSCAQTQTRNNALLDVLDEQLITAGNAIHTQRKNFLPEFNEQVIRFYQAIAGKAEPVSVKYESQLLQQSFDQLLLQNREKDYLLQRTSIGIHKDDLLFELNGEPFKQTASQGQRKSLLFSLKLAEAEELKQHKGFAPLLLLDDVFEKLDDSRMHNLLDYVCTQFGGQVFLTDPHPNRITTAFEALGKKVQLIELV; from the coding sequence ATGACGGCTGAACATTACAACCGTCCGCTTCTTATCTTGCAGCTGATGTTGTTTCTGAGATCCATTGCACTTACACAATTTAAAAACTACAGCCATCAACGTTTTACGTTTGATGCGCCGATTGTTGCAATAACAGGCGCAAACGGCATTGGCAAAACCAATTTACTGGATGCCATTCACTATCTCTGCTTTACCAAAAGTTATTTTAATTCGGTTGATGCCAACAATGTGCAGCATGGTGTAGTTGGTTTTCGTGTAGAAGGTTTGCTGGATGATAACGGACAGGATATTCCGGTGAGTATTGTACTACGTGAAACAGGAAAAAAAGAAGTGAGTTGTAATGGTGCTGCATATGAAAAATTTTCACAGCATATCGGCAAATACCCCTGCGTAGTTATTGCACCAGACGATGTGGAACTGATCATTGGAGGAAGTGAAGAGCGTCGCAAATTTTTAGACACACTGCTGTCGCAAATGGATGCTGCTTATCTGCAACAACTCATTATCTATACAAAAGTGATGCAGCAGCGTAACAGCTTCCTCAAATCTTGCGCACAAACACAAACAAGAAATAATGCACTGCTTGATGTATTGGATGAACAATTAATCACTGCAGGCAATGCTATCCACACACAACGAAAAAATTTTTTGCCGGAGTTTAATGAGCAGGTCATTCGTTTTTATCAAGCAATTGCAGGAAAAGCTGAACCTGTTTCAGTGAAGTATGAAAGTCAGTTATTGCAACAGTCGTTTGATCAGTTGTTGTTACAAAACAGGGAGAAGGATTATTTACTGCAACGCACTTCTATTGGTATTCATAAAGATGATCTTTTGTTTGAATTGAACGGAGAACCATTTAAGCAAACGGCTTCACAAGGGCAACGAAAGAGTTTGCTCTTCAGTTTAAAACTGGCAGAAGCAGAAGAACTGAAACAACACAAAGGCTTTGCCCCGCTTTTGTTGCTTGATGATGTGTTTGAGAAATTAGACGACAGCCGAATGCACAACTTATTGGACTATGTGTGTACGCAGTTTGGCGGACAGGTATTCTTAACCGACCCTCACCCCAACCGTATTACAACAGCGTTTGAAGCACTGGGCAAAAAGGTGCAATTGATCGAACTTGTTTAG
- a CDS encoding inorganic diphosphatase — translation MITVLHPWHGAHYGPKAPERVNALIEISQGSRSKYEIDKDTGLLRLDRVIYSSFMYPVNYGFIPQTLGQDSDPLDILVLCSQAIQPLCLVEATVIGNMQMIDQGEHDDKIIAVASNDPMVKHIKDVSEMPEHFFNELKQYFEQYKVLENKVVEIDKFQPKEEAYKIINEAIEFYKEKYREKL, via the coding sequence ATGATCACAGTTCTTCATCCCTGGCATGGCGCTCATTATGGTCCAAAAGCTCCTGAGCGTGTAAATGCACTCATTGAAATTTCGCAAGGAAGTCGCAGTAAATATGAAATTGATAAAGACACCGGTTTGCTTCGCCTCGACCGGGTGATTTATTCATCGTTCATGTATCCGGTCAACTACGGTTTTATTCCACAAACACTTGGTCAGGATAGTGATCCGTTGGACATTTTAGTGTTGTGTTCGCAAGCTATTCAGCCACTTTGTTTGGTAGAAGCAACAGTTATTGGTAATATGCAAATGATTGACCAAGGCGAACATGATGATAAAATTATTGCCGTAGCAAGTAACGATCCGATGGTGAAACACATCAAGGATGTAAGCGAAATGCCCGAACATTTTTTCAATGAACTGAAACAATATTTTGAGCAATACAAAGTACTGGAGAACAAAGTAGTTGAAATTGATAAGTTTCAACCAAAAGAAGAGGCTTACAAAATTATTAATGAAGCCATCGAGTTTTACAAAGAGAAATACCGAGAGAAACTTTAA
- a CDS encoding RNA polymerase sigma factor: MNASYSTIPDQELLQRFYHDGDNKWLGLLLQRYTLLLFGVCMKYLKNEEEAKDAVQQVFEKSIKELGKYKVDYFKSWIYMVAKNHCLMQLRDKGKLPKELKEQMITTPAEDINHTEHWQKDELLEQLRQAVSELIPEQRICIEQFYLEKKSYTDIATGTGFTLMQVKSYIQNGKRNLKMVLLKQQKHER; the protein is encoded by the coding sequence GTGAACGCATCCTACTCCACCATACCCGACCAGGAATTACTCCAACGCTTTTACCATGATGGCGATAATAAATGGCTGGGCCTGCTCCTGCAACGTTATACCCTGCTGCTGTTTGGTGTGTGTATGAAATATTTAAAGAATGAAGAAGAAGCCAAAGATGCGGTACAGCAAGTGTTTGAAAAAAGTATTAAAGAGCTTGGTAAATACAAGGTAGATTATTTTAAAAGCTGGATCTACATGGTGGCCAAAAACCACTGCCTCATGCAACTGCGGGATAAAGGCAAACTGCCCAAGGAATTAAAGGAGCAAATGATCACCACTCCCGCCGAAGACATTAACCATACAGAGCATTGGCAGAAAGATGAACTGCTGGAACAGCTACGCCAGGCCGTTAGCGAACTGATACCTGAACAACGCATCTGCATTGAACAGTTTTACTTAGAGAAAAAAAGCTATACCGATATTGCAACCGGCACCGGTTTTACACTGATGCAGGTAAAAAGCTATATTCAAAACGGAAAACGTAACTTGAAAATGGTTTTGCTCAAACAACAAAAACATGAGCGATAA
- a CDS encoding VOC family protein: MKQIITVLILLCYLQLHAQDTSSFKFAFNHLALSVKDVNRSATFYKEVLRLKEITNRSAIEGIRWFALSDDRELHLISVIKEPVITNKAIHAGLTSGNFDAFLENLKRLKIPYSDWPGKSNTVNIRADGIKQIFFQDPDGYWIEVNNVTMQ; the protein is encoded by the coding sequence ATGAAACAAATAATTACTGTATTGATCCTTCTTTGCTACCTACAGTTACACGCACAGGATACAAGTTCTTTCAAATTTGCATTTAACCACCTGGCCTTATCGGTGAAAGATGTAAACCGTTCAGCTACTTTTTATAAAGAAGTTTTACGACTAAAGGAAATCACCAACCGCTCGGCTATTGAAGGTATCCGCTGGTTTGCCTTAAGTGATGATAGAGAACTGCATCTTATTTCGGTAATTAAAGAACCGGTTATTACCAACAAAGCCATTCATGCAGGTTTAACGAGTGGCAACTTTGATGCGTTTCTTGAAAATCTCAAGCGTTTAAAAATTCCGTATAGCGATTGGCCGGGTAAATCAAACACAGTGAACATACGTGCTGATGGTATTAAACAAATATTTTTTCAAGACCCGGATGGCTATTGGATAGAAGTGAACAATGTAACAATGCAATAA
- a CDS encoding proline iminopeptidase-family hydrolase, translating to MRSILLSSFILCLFSCTEKPTAPTVADYFNYGDSGVQTAGVRMIPIKTPVGEFKVWTKRFGNNPRIKVLLLHGGPAMTHEYMECFESFFPKEGFEFYEYDQLGSYYSDQPKDSSLWTTERFVEEVEQVRQAIGADSTNFYVLGNSWGGILAMEYALKYQQHLKGLLVANMMASAPEYGKYAQEVLAKQMDSFVLAEIRAIEAKADFANPRYMELLLPNFYKQHLCRLEEWPDGFNRTMKHVNGEVYTMMQGPSEFGVGGRLAKWDIKARLKEIKVPTLMIGAKHDTMDPAAMEEQSKLVQKGRYLYCPNGSHLAMWDDQHVFMTGVIDFIKDVDEGRF from the coding sequence CTTTCTTCATTCATTCTTTGCTTGTTTTCCTGCACGGAAAAGCCAACAGCGCCAACCGTTGCTGACTATTTTAATTACGGCGACAGCGGTGTACAAACTGCCGGGGTACGTATGATTCCCATCAAAACACCTGTAGGTGAATTCAAGGTGTGGACAAAACGATTCGGTAATAATCCACGCATTAAAGTATTGTTATTGCATGGTGGTCCGGCAATGACGCATGAATACATGGAATGCTTTGAAAGTTTTTTTCCGAAAGAAGGTTTTGAGTTTTATGAATATGATCAATTGGGTTCTTATTACAGCGATCAACCAAAAGATAGCAGTCTTTGGACCACCGAGCGCTTTGTTGAAGAAGTGGAACAGGTACGTCAGGCTATTGGTGCTGATAGCACGAATTTTTATGTGCTCGGTAATTCATGGGGTGGTATTCTGGCAATGGAGTATGCACTCAAGTATCAACAACATTTAAAAGGTTTGCTGGTCGCCAATATGATGGCGAGTGCACCCGAGTATGGAAAATATGCGCAGGAAGTATTAGCAAAGCAAATGGATTCTTTTGTGCTTGCGGAGATACGGGCAATTGAAGCAAAAGCTGATTTTGCAAATCCTCGCTACATGGAATTGTTGTTGCCGAATTTTTATAAGCAGCACTTATGTCGCCTGGAAGAATGGCCCGATGGATTCAATCGCACCATGAAGCATGTGAACGGTGAAGTGTACACGATGATGCAAGGCCCAAGTGAGTTTGGTGTTGGTGGACGATTGGCAAAATGGGATATCAAAGCAAGGTTAAAAGAAATAAAAGTGCCAACGCTCATGATCGGAGCAAAACATGATACAATGGATCCGGCGGCCATGGAAGAGCAAAGTAAGCTGGTGCAGAAGGGCCGCTATCTCTATTGCCCCAACGGAAGTCACTTAGCAATGTGGGACGATCAACATGTGTTCATGACAGGTGTCATCGATTTTATTAAAGATGTAGATGAAGGCAGATTCTGA
- a CDS encoding outer membrane protein assembly factor BamB family protein, with translation MKTQHYKGNLLLIILCFLFSCEKPPTPNSFKEIVSFDLKKSDGTSFQPGEVAIKIFQDSVIVTVPYNTNRNPLTPYFTITGLTILPASGVAQNFNVPVQYTVTAQDQTKRIYTVVVKPNNPPPGFVYFGNDNTFYALEAVTGKLAWKYESNASFAYSSATYSNETIYVGGIDNKVYAFNAKTGAVRWEKTIATTGIESDAVFVDGTIYVGTNDDYLYALDAANGNEKWRFRTGANVSASPTVWNGAVYFGSSDGKLYALNASTGELKWQYQTGAMINQSGPALVNGVIYVGSRDSYLYAINASNGSLVWRFYANEISLEQSSPTVANNIVYIGAWYNISTSEKGCFYAINATTGQLVWKQLSNTGVSSSPTVANGIVYITADDMKIHAMNAATGTSIWQKEILPNSASPAVSDNIVYVGGGGTRYFYAFDAANGNEKWRFLLNGVGRTSCPLIIKVNGDPDYAGDSGLLQ, from the coding sequence ATGAAAACGCAACACTATAAAGGCAATCTGCTCCTCATTATATTATGCTTTCTTTTCAGTTGCGAAAAACCGCCCACGCCAAATTCATTCAAAGAGATTGTTTCATTTGATTTAAAAAAATCGGATGGCACATCGTTCCAACCGGGTGAAGTTGCTATTAAAATCTTTCAGGATTCAGTAATTGTAACAGTTCCATACAACACCAACAGGAACCCATTAACGCCCTATTTCACAATTACAGGTTTAACCATACTTCCCGCAAGCGGTGTAGCGCAAAATTTCAATGTACCGGTACAATACACGGTTACTGCTCAGGACCAAACGAAAAGAATTTATACGGTGGTTGTTAAACCAAATAATCCCCCGCCGGGATTTGTCTATTTTGGGAATGATAATACGTTTTACGCATTGGAAGCTGTAACCGGAAAACTTGCGTGGAAATATGAAAGCAACGCATCCTTTGCTTATTCAAGTGCCACTTACTCAAATGAAACAATTTACGTTGGCGGTATCGACAACAAAGTATATGCTTTTAATGCTAAAACGGGAGCGGTGAGATGGGAAAAAACAATTGCCACAACGGGCATTGAATCAGATGCAGTTTTTGTTGATGGTACAATTTATGTTGGCACAAACGATGATTATTTATATGCCTTAGATGCAGCCAATGGAAATGAGAAATGGCGTTTCCGCACTGGCGCAAATGTGAGTGCAAGTCCCACTGTTTGGAATGGAGCTGTTTACTTTGGAAGCTCCGACGGAAAATTGTATGCATTGAATGCATCAACAGGAGAACTGAAATGGCAGTATCAAACCGGGGCTATGATTAATCAATCGGGGCCTGCATTGGTTAATGGCGTTATTTATGTCGGCAGTCGTGACAGTTACCTGTATGCTATTAATGCATCAAACGGAAGCCTTGTATGGAGATTTTACGCAAACGAAATTTCACTTGAGCAATCATCGCCAACAGTTGCAAATAACATTGTTTACATAGGTGCATGGTACAATATTTCAACTTCGGAAAAAGGTTGCTTCTATGCAATAAATGCAACTACCGGGCAACTGGTTTGGAAACAATTGAGTAATACAGGTGTAAGTTCAAGTCCAACAGTAGCAAACGGAATTGTCTATATTACTGCTGATGATATGAAGATTCATGCGATGAATGCTGCAACAGGCACAAGCATTTGGCAAAAAGAAATTCTACCAAACTCTGCGAGCCCTGCGGTATCGGACAACATTGTATATGTAGGTGGTGGTGGCACACGTTACTTTTATGCATTTGACGCAGCCAATGGAAATGAGAAATGGCGTTTTTTACTAAATGGTGTTGGCAGAACGTCTTGCCCATTAATAATTAAAGTTAACGGAGATCCGGATTACGCCGGAGATTCCGGATTGCTGCAATAA
- a CDS encoding YtxH domain-containing protein — protein MEENKSTQTTDSEKQSWTDKAQDTLQDLKAKASEYADKAEDKLEELKDKAEDKFEEFKDKAEDVVDDLKEKATGLWDKVKDKFDGDDEPAKQNPGV, from the coding sequence ATGGAAGAGAACAAAAGCACCCAGACAACCGATTCTGAAAAGCAAAGTTGGACCGACAAAGCACAGGATACGTTACAGGACCTGAAAGCAAAAGCGTCGGAGTATGCCGATAAAGCGGAAGACAAGCTTGAAGAACTGAAAGACAAAGCCGAAGATAAATTTGAAGAATTCAAGGATAAGGCAGAAGATGTGGTGGATGATCTGAAAGAAAAAGCCACCGGGCTTTGGGACAAAGTAAAAGATAAGTTTGATGGCGATGATGAGCCAGCGAAACAGAACCCCGGCGTTTAA
- a CDS encoding C40 family peptidase — MNNALCVVPVAPLRKEPRHEAEITSQLLFGEAVELLASHGEWVELVCLYDGYTGYCMRNQLTEVSEAIALQDQVALVSTWSGVMMVNDLPMHVPFGSAVPGLQNGEAMWGDTKIKSSSKLVMEGAHVFDEESIRQLAFTYLNSAYLWGGRSVFGIDCSGFVQGLMRFVGKKMPRDAAHQSMMGEDLGFLQEARCGDLVFFDNEEGKIIHVGLLLNDHEIVHAAGKVRVDNIDGAGILHSQTGERTHRLRVIKRV; from the coding sequence ATGAATAACGCCCTTTGTGTTGTTCCGGTTGCCCCACTCCGTAAGGAGCCCCGGCATGAAGCGGAAATTACATCCCAATTATTATTTGGCGAAGCCGTAGAACTGCTGGCATCCCATGGCGAATGGGTTGAACTGGTTTGCCTCTACGACGGTTATACGGGTTATTGTATGCGGAACCAACTCACCGAAGTAAGCGAAGCGATTGCGTTGCAGGATCAGGTTGCATTGGTGAGTACATGGAGTGGGGTAATGATGGTGAATGATCTTCCCATGCATGTGCCTTTTGGCAGTGCAGTTCCGGGTTTACAAAACGGCGAAGCCATGTGGGGCGACACGAAAATAAAAAGCAGCAGTAAGTTGGTAATGGAAGGAGCGCATGTGTTTGATGAAGAGAGTATTCGTCAGTTGGCTTTTACGTATTTGAATTCAGCTTATCTCTGGGGCGGACGTTCGGTGTTTGGAATTGATTGCAGCGGATTTGTACAGGGGCTGATGCGCTTTGTTGGAAAGAAAATGCCACGTGATGCTGCACATCAGTCGATGATGGGAGAAGATCTTGGATTTTTACAGGAAGCCCGTTGCGGCGATCTTGTTTTTTTTGATAATGAAGAAGGGAAAATCATTCATGTTGGCCTGTTGCTGAACGATCATGAAATTGTACATGCAGCAGGTAAAGTGCGTGTTGATAATATCGATGGTGCAGGAATTCTTCATAGCCAAACGGGTGAGCGAACGCATCGGCTCCGGGTGATAAAGAGAGTGTAA
- a CDS encoding pyridoxamine 5'-phosphate oxidase family protein, whose product MDYLFLQHDLHAIETKVWELLQESVSSFKAPFHTGVVATMDQQQPQVRTVVLRHADATQKKLFFHTDIRSPKVHQLQKQAQMSWLFYDKDIRMQLRLNATAIVHLDDEVADKAWEESRLSSRLTYTTSSASGTTLSTPELIDLNQKQVEPELIDIAWKNFCVIETTIQQMDWTFLHHSGNRRALFQYNSKQFQWIQV is encoded by the coding sequence ATGGACTATCTTTTTTTACAACATGATCTGCATGCAATTGAAACCAAGGTGTGGGAGTTGTTGCAGGAGTCAGTTTCATCTTTTAAAGCTCCCTTTCATACAGGTGTAGTAGCTACGATGGATCAACAACAACCACAAGTACGGACGGTTGTATTGAGACATGCAGATGCCACGCAAAAGAAATTGTTTTTCCATACCGATATACGTTCTCCAAAAGTGCATCAGTTGCAGAAGCAGGCGCAAATGAGTTGGTTGTTTTATGATAAAGACATCCGGATGCAGCTTCGCTTAAATGCTACGGCAATTGTTCATCTGGATGACGAGGTTGCTGACAAAGCATGGGAAGAGTCGAGGCTCTCCAGCAGATTAACGTATACTACATCGTCAGCTTCGGGTACAACTCTTTCAACACCAGAGTTGATTGATCTCAATCAAAAACAAGTAGAGCCGGAACTGATTGATATTGCTTGGAAAAATTTCTGCGTTATTGAAACAACGATACAACAAATGGATTGGACATTTCTTCATCACAGCGGTAACCGCCGTGCTTTGTTTCAATACAACTCAAAACAATTTCAATGGATACAGGTATGA
- a CDS encoding cupin domain-containing protein, which yields MDTGMSLSAADYVEQLKLQPHPEGGFYSRTYESEEQIPAAALPVRFGADRLISTAIYFLLEGTDYSAFHRIKSDELWHFYAGGGLQIYVIHPDGKGEILLLGNDLNNGYRFQQLVKAGCWFASKPANEQSFALVGCTVAPGFDFADFEMAKQEELLKIYPQYQHWIQQLCR from the coding sequence ATGGATACAGGTATGAGTTTGTCAGCTGCTGATTATGTTGAGCAATTAAAATTGCAACCACATCCGGAAGGTGGTTTTTACAGTCGCACCTACGAAAGCGAAGAACAGATACCTGCTGCTGCATTGCCTGTACGGTTTGGTGCAGATCGATTGATATCAACTGCTATTTATTTCCTGTTGGAAGGAACTGATTACTCTGCTTTTCATCGTATCAAAAGCGATGAGCTCTGGCATTTTTATGCAGGTGGCGGGTTGCAGATATATGTGATACATCCCGATGGGAAAGGAGAGATCTTATTGCTCGGTAATGATCTGAACAACGGTTATCGTTTTCAGCAACTGGTAAAAGCAGGTTGCTGGTTTGCATCAAAACCCGCAAACGAACAAAGTTTTGCTTTGGTTGGTTGCACAGTTGCTCCAGGCTTTGATTTTGCTGATTTTGAAATGGCGAAACAAGAAGAATTGTTGAAGATATATCCGCAATACCAGCATTGGATTCAACAGTTGTGCAGGTGA
- a CDS encoding sulfite exporter TauE/SafE family protein gives MQTKKMDTTIIIAVLIIGLAAGILGGMVGVGGGLIVVPALVYFLGFSQHSAQGTSLGLLVLPVALFGMMNYYKAGHVDFKVVGLLAIGFVVGSYFGSKWSLSLPQETVKKFFAILLFYTAFKMIGWEKVVVGWFKS, from the coding sequence ATGCAAACAAAAAAAATGGATACAACAATCATTATTGCAGTGCTCATTATTGGGCTCGCCGCAGGTATTCTTGGTGGCATGGTGGGTGTAGGTGGTGGCTTAATTGTAGTGCCGGCATTGGTTTACTTTCTGGGCTTTAGTCAACACTCAGCTCAAGGCACTTCATTGGGCTTATTGGTATTACCCGTTGCTTTGTTTGGTATGATGAATTATTACAAAGCAGGCCATGTTGATTTTAAAGTAGTGGGATTACTGGCAATTGGATTTGTAGTGGGAAGTTACTTCGGCAGTAAGTGGAGTTTGAGTTTACCACAGGAAACAGTGAAGAAATTTTTTGCGATTCTTTTATTTTATACGGCGTTTAAAATGATTGGCTGGGAGAAAGTTGTAGTCGGTTGGTTCAAGAGTTGA
- a CDS encoding CHRD domain-containing protein: protein MRKNLQAIALFLSAGFIVASCSKYADQKSEVKASLSESQLSAEANLGSHEMDNDPIVFTQVVQLEGAQEVPAVQTDTKGIAILRVSKSKKLYSKIIIQKLAEGDALRFAHVHAGMAGMNGPVRIGLADNASQFGINKVIQLNDMQYTLITEGAAYVNAHSNFFPGGIVRGQIVR, encoded by the coding sequence ATGAGAAAGAATTTGCAAGCCATTGCACTCTTTTTGAGTGCAGGTTTTATCGTTGCATCCTGCTCTAAGTATGCCGATCAAAAATCAGAAGTTAAAGCAAGCCTCAGTGAAAGCCAGCTTTCAGCAGAAGCCAATCTTGGGAGTCATGAAATGGACAATGATCCCATTGTGTTTACACAAGTAGTGCAATTAGAGGGCGCACAGGAAGTTCCCGCTGTACAAACAGATACAAAAGGAATTGCTATTTTACGTGTTTCAAAAAGTAAGAAATTGTATTCCAAGATCATCATCCAGAAATTGGCAGAAGGTGATGCGTTACGTTTCGCTCACGTACACGCAGGAATGGCTGGTATGAATGGGCCTGTACGTATTGGTCTTGCCGATAACGCTTCACAGTTTGGAATTAATAAAGTGATCCAGTTAAATGATATGCAGTACACATTAATTACGGAGGGCGCTGCGTATGTAAATGCACACTCCAATTTTTTTCCTGGTGGTATTGTTAGGGGACAAATCGTCCGGTAG
- a CDS encoding helix-turn-helix domain-containing protein produces MIIYVKNMACESCKVVVTQALEELEIETYKVELGEIQTKHDVSDEDKERLSKKIKIAGLELLDKKNGVLIEKIRTVMIDYVYNSDEKPVKNFSTILSEKLNHSYGYLANFFSEVEATTIEQYLISLKIERIKELILFDEATLSEIAYKLHYSSVAHLSTQFKKATGLTPTHFKQLKEKRRMTIQNF; encoded by the coding sequence ATGATCATTTATGTAAAGAATATGGCTTGCGAAAGCTGCAAAGTAGTTGTAACGCAGGCATTGGAAGAATTAGAAATTGAAACATACAAAGTTGAGTTAGGAGAAATTCAAACAAAACATGATGTATCAGACGAAGACAAAGAGCGTTTGAGCAAAAAAATTAAAATAGCCGGACTTGAGTTACTTGATAAAAAAAACGGTGTGCTTATTGAGAAGATCAGAACTGTTATGATCGATTATGTTTACAACAGTGATGAAAAGCCTGTGAAAAATTTCTCTACAATTTTGAGTGAAAAACTAAATCACAGCTATGGCTATCTTGCCAACTTTTTTTCGGAAGTGGAAGCAACAACAATTGAACAATACCTGATCTCTTTAAAAATCGAACGCATCAAAGAACTGATCTTATTTGATGAAGCTACACTTTCAGAAATTGCGTACAAATTACATTACAGCAGTGTGGCGCACCTCTCAACTCAATTTAAAAAAGCAACCGGTCTTACTCCTACCCACTTTAAACAGCTGAAAGAAAAGCGAAGAATGACCATCCAGAATTTTTAA